A section of the Clostridia bacterium genome encodes:
- a CDS encoding DEAD/DEAH box helicase, translated as MINLINTLNMNQSLAEALKKENIVIPTEIQSKVIPQAIKNIDLIVQSETGTGKTLAYLLPLFHKLNTSVREMQAIILVPTHELAIQIQRQIERLAQNSDVKVSSVPIIGNVNIERQIEKLRDKPHIIVGSAGRILELIKKKKISAHTIKTIILDEADRLMDDNNVDSVKAVIKSTLKERQLLMFSATISQNTIAKAKEIMKEPEFIKGESKTTVPDTIEHLYFIAEQRDKIEVLRKLTRIINPQRALVFINRSEEIEITTAKLRYHGLKADGIHGSNFKSERKRTMEEFRAGKIQLLIASDIAARGLDIEGVTHVFNLDIPEDPKDYIHRTGRTGRKGNKGVAISIITERELQIIKKYEGALKIQIEGKSMYMGKITDGSRKVQRKPPARPQSKSSGNTNFKKK; from the coding sequence ATGATAAATCTCATAAATACCCTTAATATGAACCAGTCACTTGCAGAGGCTTTAAAAAAGGAAAATATAGTAATCCCTACTGAAATACAGAGTAAGGTAATTCCCCAGGCAATAAAAAACATTGATCTGATCGTACAATCAGAAACAGGTACGGGAAAAACTTTGGCATACCTTCTTCCTCTATTCCACAAGTTGAATACATCGGTCAGGGAGATGCAGGCAATAATACTTGTTCCGACGCATGAACTGGCTATTCAGATACAGCGCCAGATAGAGCGTTTGGCACAGAATTCTGATGTAAAAGTGTCCTCAGTGCCAATAATAGGTAATGTTAATATAGAAAGACAAATAGAGAAGCTGAGAGATAAACCGCATATAATCGTTGGTTCTGCCGGCAGGATACTTGAGCTGATAAAAAAGAAGAAGATTTCAGCGCACACAATAAAAACGATAATTCTCGACGAAGCCGACAGACTTATGGATGATAATAACGTGGATAGTGTAAAGGCAGTGATCAAAAGCACATTGAAGGAAAGGCAGCTTTTGATGTTTTCGGCTACTATATCACAGAATACGATAGCAAAAGCAAAAGAGATTATGAAAGAGCCAGAATTCATAAAGGGAGAGTCAAAAACAACAGTTCCTGACACGATTGAGCACTTGTACTTTATAGCAGAGCAAAGAGACAAAATTGAAGTGCTAAGGAAACTGACAAGGATTATAAATCCTCAAAGAGCCCTTGTTTTTATCAATAGAAGTGAAGAGATAGAGATTACAACTGCAAAGCTGAGATATCACGGCTTAAAAGCTGATGGAATCCACGGTTCCAACTTTAAGTCGGAGAGGAAAAGGACTATGGAGGAATTCAGAGCTGGTAAGATCCAGTTGCTTATTGCTTCGGATATAGCAGCCAGAGGTCTCGACATAGAAGGGGTGACACATGTTTTCAATCTGGATATACCGGAGGATCCAAAAGACTATATCCACCGTACTGGAAGGACTGGGAGGAAAGGAAACAAGGGGGTTGCAATTTCAATCATTACTGAAAGAGAGCTTCAGATAATCAAAAAATATGAAGGAGCCTTGAAAATACAAATAGAGGGAAAATCCATGTATATGGGAAAAATCACGGATGGAAGCAGGAAGGTGCAAAGAAAGCCGCCTGCCAGGCCGCAGTCCAAATCATCAGGAAATACCAATTTCAAGAAGAAATAA
- a CDS encoding FAD-dependent oxidoreductase, with product MPKIFETNYKSHFNYKPVIVKTTSLVLIAITLIFSNILPLNSDTEKKVIINQLQFDVVVYGGTASGVIAAVSAAREGLSVALLEPESHLGGMVSGGLGATDKGKDYLIGGLSREFFTRVGKYYQKDISWYFEPHIAEKVFNDMVKEAGVQVYLHHRLKEKDGVKKAETKITEIHTENHTAFKADIFVDCTYEGDLMAKSGVSYTWGREGTSTYSESLAGVRPYTRTHNFKYKVSAYDKQKMLFPEILDVQPGKIGSEDKKVQAYNYRLCLTNAASNRAPFPKPDKYDPGRYKLLIEWINVVKKSEKNRNISFKDVAWISPLPNSKGDLNNNGPFSTDYIGGSWDYPEADYKTRKDISNAHKNYIQGFLYFLANDSQVPKELRQDASKWGLAKDEFKDNNNWPYQLYIREAKRMTGEYVMTQNDIQKNLTKSDSVGMGSYNSDSHNVQRYATSTGHVLNEGDMQVKVNPYQIPYRVMLPKRSEVTNILVPVCFSASHVAYSTLRMEPQYMIMGHAAGIAARLAIDGNCSVQDIKISALQQKLIDQKAILKWPQTK from the coding sequence ATGCCTAAGATATTTGAAACAAACTATAAAAGCCATTTTAACTATAAACCTGTGATAGTAAAAACAACATCTTTAGTACTTATAGCTATTACTTTAATTTTCAGCAATATACTCCCCTTAAACTCGGATACGGAAAAAAAAGTAATTATTAATCAGCTCCAATTTGATGTGGTTGTGTACGGCGGGACTGCCTCAGGAGTCATAGCCGCCGTTTCTGCAGCCAGAGAAGGATTGTCCGTGGCACTTTTAGAGCCTGAAAGTCATCTGGGGGGAATGGTATCCGGGGGTCTTGGTGCAACTGACAAAGGTAAAGATTACTTAATCGGGGGTCTTTCCAGAGAATTTTTCACCAGAGTCGGCAAATACTATCAGAAGGATATAAGCTGGTATTTTGAACCCCATATAGCAGAAAAAGTATTCAATGATATGGTAAAAGAAGCAGGCGTCCAGGTTTATCTGCATCACAGACTCAAGGAAAAGGACGGAGTCAAAAAAGCAGAAACAAAAATAACTGAGATACATACTGAAAACCATACCGCTTTTAAAGCCGATATATTTGTCGACTGTACCTACGAAGGGGATTTGATGGCAAAATCAGGCGTTTCCTATACCTGGGGCCGTGAAGGCACTTCTACCTACAGTGAGTCTCTTGCCGGTGTAAGACCTTATACACGTACTCACAACTTTAAGTATAAGGTATCTGCTTATGACAAGCAAAAAATGCTTTTCCCTGAAATATTGGATGTACAACCAGGAAAAATCGGATCAGAAGACAAAAAGGTTCAGGCTTACAACTACCGTCTTTGCCTTACGAATGCTGCGTCAAACAGGGCTCCATTTCCCAAACCCGACAAGTATGATCCGGGGAGGTATAAGCTGCTGATTGAGTGGATTAATGTAGTTAAGAAGTCAGAAAAAAACAGGAATATTTCCTTCAAGGATGTTGCCTGGATCAGTCCGCTTCCAAATAGTAAAGGCGACTTAAATAATAACGGGCCGTTTTCCACTGACTATATAGGAGGAAGCTGGGATTATCCTGAGGCTGACTACAAAACAAGGAAGGATATCAGTAATGCGCATAAAAACTATATCCAAGGTTTTCTGTATTTCCTGGCAAACGACAGCCAGGTTCCGAAAGAGCTGAGACAGGATGCCAGCAAGTGGGGATTGGCAAAGGATGAATTCAAGGATAACAACAACTGGCCGTATCAGCTTTATATCCGTGAAGCAAAACGTATGACAGGCGAATATGTAATGACCCAGAATGATATACAGAAAAATCTTACTAAGTCTGATTCAGTTGGAATGGGTTCATATAACAGTGATTCGCATAATGTGCAAAGATATGCAACTTCAACAGGACATGTACTCAATGAGGGAGATATGCAGGTTAAGGTAAACCCATATCAGATTCCTTACCGTGTAATGCTGCCAAAGCGTAGTGAAGTGACTAACATTCTGGTTCCGGTATGCTTCTCGGCAAGCCATGTTGCTTACTCAACACTCCGTATGGAGCCTCAATACATGATAATGGGACATGCAGCCGGCATTGCCGCCAGATTGGCTATCGACGGCAACTGCTCCGTACAGGACATAAAAATATCAGCACTCCAGCAAAAGCTTATTGACCAAAAAGCGATTTTAAAATGGCCGCAGACAAAATAA
- a CDS encoding ATP-binding cassette domain-containing protein, which produces MSILNVENVSHGFGARKILENASFRLLKGEHVGLVGANGEGKSTFLNIITGKLMPDEGKVEWCSRITTGYLDQHTLLTKGKTIREVLREAFQYMFDLEKEMLDLYEKMAEASESELAVMMEDVGEIQSTLEHNGFYIIDSKIEEVANGLGLGDIGLDRDVADLSGGQRAKVLLTKLLLQSPMILILDEPTNFLDENHIYWLKNYLKNYENSFILVSHDIPFLNEVVNVVYHVENAILTRYSGNYDQFQLMYQLKKLQNQQAYEKQQKEIERLEDFIARNKARVATTNMAKSRQKKLDKMDLIEKTREKVKPVFKFREARTPGRFIFQASNLVIGYDEPLTSPLNLILERGKKVAIKGVNGLGKSTLLKTLLGIQKPVSGEVKLDEYLYPGYFEQESGRYNSNTAMEEVWNEYPGMGNAEVRAALAKCGLTNEHITSQMVVLSGGENAKVRLCKLMLKDVNWLVLDEPTNHLDVDAKEELKKALKEFKGTVVLVSHEPEFYEDWVTDVWNVEDWTTKIV; this is translated from the coding sequence ATGAGTATTCTGAATGTAGAAAATGTAAGCCATGGCTTTGGAGCCAGAAAAATACTTGAAAATGCATCATTCCGCCTTCTGAAAGGAGAGCATGTAGGACTGGTAGGGGCTAATGGTGAAGGAAAATCCACCTTTTTAAATATAATAACCGGAAAGCTGATGCCTGATGAGGGAAAAGTAGAGTGGTGCAGCAGAATCACAACAGGTTATCTGGATCAGCATACACTTCTTACAAAAGGGAAAACCATAAGAGAAGTTCTGAGAGAAGCGTTTCAGTACATGTTTGATCTGGAAAAAGAGATGCTGGATTTGTATGAAAAGATGGCTGAGGCATCAGAGAGTGAACTTGCGGTTATGATGGAGGATGTAGGTGAAATACAGAGTACACTGGAGCATAACGGCTTTTATATTATTGATTCCAAAATAGAAGAAGTGGCAAACGGACTGGGGTTGGGTGATATCGGACTGGACAGGGATGTGGCGGATTTGAGCGGAGGTCAGAGAGCAAAGGTCTTGCTGACAAAACTGCTACTGCAGAGTCCTATGATTCTGATCCTGGACGAGCCTACAAACTTCCTTGATGAAAATCACATATACTGGCTGAAAAACTACCTGAAAAATTACGAAAACAGCTTCATACTGGTGTCGCATGATATTCCGTTCTTAAATGAGGTAGTGAATGTGGTATACCATGTAGAGAATGCCATTCTTACAAGGTATTCGGGAAACTATGATCAGTTCCAGCTGATGTATCAGCTTAAAAAACTTCAGAATCAGCAGGCATATGAAAAACAGCAGAAGGAAATCGAGCGCTTGGAAGATTTCATAGCAAGAAATAAGGCAAGGGTTGCAACAACAAATATGGCAAAAAGCAGACAGAAAAAGCTTGATAAAATGGATTTGATAGAAAAGACCAGGGAAAAGGTCAAACCTGTCTTCAAATTTAGAGAAGCGAGAACTCCGGGAAGGTTTATATTTCAGGCAAGCAATCTGGTCATCGGTTATGATGAACCGCTCACAAGTCCTTTAAATCTGATCCTTGAGAGAGGAAAGAAGGTGGCAATAAAAGGTGTCAATGGTTTGGGCAAGTCTACATTGCTGAAAACGCTGCTGGGGATACAAAAACCTGTATCTGGGGAAGTGAAGCTTGATGAATACCTGTATCCCGGATATTTTGAGCAGGAATCCGGCAGATACAACAGCAATACTGCAATGGAGGAAGTATGGAACGAATATCCAGGGATGGGTAATGCAGAAGTGCGTGCCGCTCTTGCTAAGTGTGGGCTGACCAATGAGCATATTACAAGTCAGATGGTGGTTCTGAGCGGTGGAGAGAATGCAAAGGTCAGATTGTGCAAACTAATGCTGAAGGATGTTAATTGGCTGGTGCTTGACGAGCCTACTAACCATCTTGATGTAGATGCGAAGGAAGAGTTGAAAAAGGCTCTGAAGGAATTCAAGGGTACAGTTGTTCTTGTAAGCCATGAACCTGAATTCTATGAAGATTGGGTCACAGATGTGTGGAATGTGGAAGACTGGACGACAAAGATAGTATAG
- a CDS encoding EFR1 family ferrodoxin (N-terminal region resembles flavodoxins. C-terminal ferrodoxin region binds two 4Fe-4S clusters.), with protein sequence MRTTIYYFTGTGNCLMVSRDIASKMKDAAIVSIAKAVKEEDYQVNSECIGFVLPVYYWGIPLIAAKFIEKLDLTNVRYIFAVATFGGSAGDALGQVSRLLKKKGASLASGFKILLPENYIPVYNPTEPKEQERQFKEEKRKIDKIVRIVNEQKDTGIEKGPKEYLKFLSPVVYKRSNKFYKDGKKFWTKDNCNSCGSCELVCPVDNIEMQHGRPKWKDSCEQCLACIQWCPKQAIEFGRSTSKRKRYRNPEVTIKDIIDSSKTSGTQK encoded by the coding sequence ATGAGAACCACAATTTACTATTTTACTGGCACAGGAAACTGCCTTATGGTCTCTCGCGATATAGCATCCAAAATGAAGGATGCGGCCATAGTTTCTATTGCTAAGGCGGTAAAGGAGGAGGATTATCAAGTAAACAGCGAATGCATAGGCTTTGTGCTACCTGTGTATTATTGGGGCATACCCCTGATAGCAGCCAAATTTATAGAAAAGCTCGACCTGACTAATGTAAGGTACATATTCGCAGTAGCTACCTTCGGAGGCTCCGCCGGAGATGCTCTCGGCCAGGTATCACGTCTGTTGAAAAAAAAGGGGGCCTCTCTGGCATCAGGCTTCAAGATTTTATTACCGGAAAACTATATACCGGTATACAACCCAACTGAGCCAAAAGAGCAAGAACGTCAATTCAAAGAAGAAAAACGTAAAATAGACAAAATAGTAAGAATAGTAAACGAACAAAAGGATACAGGGATTGAGAAGGGACCTAAGGAATACTTAAAATTCCTTTCTCCTGTAGTCTACAAACGCTCAAATAAATTTTACAAGGATGGCAAAAAGTTTTGGACAAAAGATAACTGCAACAGCTGTGGTTCTTGTGAGTTAGTATGTCCTGTAGACAATATAGAAATGCAGCATGGCAGACCCAAATGGAAAGATTCCTGCGAGCAGTGTCTTGCATGTATCCAGTGGTGTCCAAAGCAGGCTATAGAATTCGGCAGAAGTACTTCTAAAAGAAAAAGATACAGAAATCCGGAGGTCACTATAAAGGATATAATTGATTCCTCAAAGACTTCCGGCACCCAAAAATAA
- a CDS encoding YvaD family protein gives MKIKGIKLLGVFMLLTDISFIFYWSATLFHLIPESLLFNDYSNPNLIAWNWSFLPLDLLISATGITSIMLYKRECSKWKTIALCSLVLTFCSGLQAIAFWAIKQEFDPAWWIPNLFLMVYPLFFIKKLIR, from the coding sequence ATGAAAATAAAAGGGATTAAGCTTTTAGGTGTTTTTATGCTGCTAACTGATATAAGTTTCATATTCTACTGGTCTGCCACACTATTTCATCTGATACCGGAATCACTTTTATTCAACGATTACAGCAACCCCAACTTAATAGCATGGAACTGGTCTTTTCTTCCACTGGATCTGTTGATATCTGCAACAGGTATTACAAGCATAATGCTATATAAAAGGGAATGTTCCAAGTGGAAGACAATTGCCCTTTGTTCATTGGTTCTGACCTTCTGCTCGGGGCTTCAGGCTATTGCATTCTGGGCAATAAAGCAAGAATTTGACCCTGCCTGGTGGATACCGAATCTGTTTTTGATGGTTTATCCTTTATTTTTTATTAAAAAGCTGATCCGGTAA
- a CDS encoding metalloregulator ArsR/SmtB family transcription factor, translating into MDTKKYSKIFKALSNSNRLELYMNIVKKHEASFDTGCECFISDIMDCFKIGAPTISHHLKELENAGLIFTEKRGKYVVCRVNEEVVEEVKKLMTLRNK; encoded by the coding sequence ATGGATACAAAGAAATACTCAAAAATATTTAAAGCACTTTCCAACTCCAACAGATTGGAACTTTACATGAACATAGTAAAAAAACATGAAGCCAGTTTTGATACCGGTTGTGAGTGTTTCATTTCTGATATTATGGACTGTTTTAAGATTGGAGCACCTACGATATCCCATCATCTCAAAGAGTTGGAAAACGCCGGATTAATTTTTACGGAAAAAAGAGGAAAATATGTTGTATGCAGAGTTAATGAAGAAGTTGTTGAAGAAGTAAAAAAACTGATGACGCTGCGAAATAAATAA